A stretch of the Archangium lipolyticum genome encodes the following:
- a CDS encoding hemolysin family protein gives MAWLVILLLIGVNALYVVAEFAAVALRATQLQPLAQRGDRRAAGLLAVLQDGAELDRYVAACQIGITLSSLVVGAYGQATVALQLAPLFQRLGGLQPVAAHSAAAIVVLVLLTVLQVLFGELVPKALALQFTVKAGLLTYPPMRLSLKLYAGFLKVLNGSGLLLLRLFGVKPGGHRHIHSPEELDLLIAESHQAGVLAPEEQRRLHSALTLGERTAADLMVPRKRIAALDITTSPDELLRRAIASPYTRMPVYQGSLEKMLGIVHTKDIASHFARHGTLPPLRDVLRPLPTVRRGVKADQLLTLLRERRATQALVVNRNGRVEGLVSLEDVLEALLGRMGDELKPAMEPAHA, from the coding sequence ATGGCCTGGCTCGTCATTCTTCTACTCATTGGCGTCAATGCGCTCTACGTCGTCGCGGAGTTCGCCGCGGTCGCCTTGCGCGCGACACAACTTCAGCCGCTCGCCCAACGGGGCGATCGCCGCGCCGCGGGTCTTCTCGCGGTACTCCAGGATGGCGCCGAGCTCGACCGCTACGTGGCCGCCTGCCAGATTGGCATCACGCTCTCGAGCCTCGTCGTCGGCGCCTATGGACAGGCCACCGTCGCGTTGCAGCTCGCGCCCCTCTTCCAGCGCCTCGGAGGGCTGCAACCCGTGGCGGCGCACTCGGCGGCGGCGATCGTCGTCCTCGTGCTGCTCACCGTCCTGCAGGTGCTCTTCGGTGAGCTCGTCCCGAAAGCGCTCGCGCTACAGTTCACCGTGAAGGCGGGGCTGCTGACGTACCCGCCCATGCGCCTGTCCCTCAAGCTGTACGCGGGCTTCCTCAAGGTGCTCAACGGCAGCGGGCTCCTGCTGCTGCGCCTCTTCGGGGTGAAGCCCGGCGGGCACCGCCACATCCACTCGCCCGAGGAGTTGGATCTGCTCATCGCGGAGAGCCACCAGGCGGGCGTGCTCGCCCCCGAGGAGCAGCGCCGGCTCCACAGCGCCCTCACGCTGGGCGAGCGCACCGCGGCGGACCTCATGGTGCCGCGCAAGCGCATCGCCGCGCTCGACATCACCACCTCACCGGACGAGCTGCTGCGCCGGGCCATCGCGAGCCCCTACACCCGCATGCCCGTGTACCAGGGCTCGCTCGAGAAGATGCTGGGCATCGTCCACACCAAGGACATCGCGAGCCACTTCGCCCGCCATGGCACCCTGCCGCCGCTGCGCGACGTGCTGCGTCCGCTGCCCACGGTGCGCCGGGGGGTGAAGGCGGACCAGCTGCTCACCCTGCTGCGCGAGCGGCGTGCCACCCAGGCCCTGGTGGTGAACCGCAACGGAAGGGTGGAAGGACTCGTGAGCCTCGAGGACGTGCTCGAGGCGCTGCTCGGCCGGATGGGCGATGAGCTCAAGCCCGCGATGGAGCCCGCTCATGCATGA
- a CDS encoding metallophosphoesterase, whose translation MRLFAIGDTHLPSTRNKDMHRFGWTDHPLPLQRAWDEKVRPEDVVLVVGDISWATRPTEVMDDLKWLDERPGRKVLVRGNHDYWWGDSASKLRKLLEPYKTLEGFLHNSAVVIGRWVIAGTRLWTAPEAPPMPGGEMGDEHGDAGYVERETRRLAASIADAEKKEKESAEPLTRVVAVHFPPMYANEKPTAFLGPIEAFKPKVCVYGHLHAGGIPAGFTGERAGIRYVLASCDAAGFSPVLLDE comes from the coding sequence ATGCGTCTCTTCGCCATCGGGGACACCCATCTGCCCTCCACGCGCAACAAGGACATGCACCGCTTCGGGTGGACGGATCATCCGTTGCCACTCCAGCGCGCCTGGGACGAGAAGGTGCGGCCCGAGGACGTGGTGTTGGTGGTGGGGGACATCTCGTGGGCGACGCGGCCCACCGAGGTGATGGACGACCTGAAGTGGCTGGACGAGCGGCCGGGGCGCAAGGTGCTGGTGCGTGGCAACCACGACTACTGGTGGGGCGACTCGGCGTCGAAGCTGCGCAAGCTGCTGGAGCCGTACAAGACGCTGGAGGGCTTCCTGCACAACAGCGCGGTGGTCATCGGACGGTGGGTGATCGCCGGTACGCGGCTGTGGACGGCACCCGAGGCCCCGCCGATGCCGGGCGGGGAGATGGGCGACGAGCACGGAGACGCGGGGTACGTGGAGCGCGAGACACGGCGGCTCGCGGCGTCCATCGCGGACGCGGAGAAGAAGGAGAAGGAGAGCGCCGAGCCGCTGACGCGCGTGGTGGCGGTGCACTTCCCACCCATGTACGCGAACGAGAAGCCGACGGCGTTCCTCGGGCCCATCGAGGCGTTCAAGCCGAAGGTCTGCGTGTACGGCCACCTGCACGCGGGAGGAATCCCCGCGGGCTTCACCGGAGAGCGCGCCGGAATTCGCTACGTGCTGGCCTCGTGTGACGCGGCGGGCTTCTCCCCGGTGCTGCTGGACGAGTAA
- a CDS encoding golvesin C-terminal-like domain-containing protein, with product MHPFRKPLVAAAAAFSLAACGPQEPTPSAPAPVEDSRTPAQREAERTPYQLDGFFAQAAADFRVPADLLKAVSYTETRWEMVKGEQEFEGMPAAYGLMGLRGANVAEGARLAGVSEEAVRTQPEANIRAYAALLSATADELKLDRSEVGAWAPAVAKLSGITSADAQAEYIHNEVYNVMRLGAVAQTPAGDLAVSLMPTQVRAQFDSPRVHALATGPDYAASIWRPSPNYNARPTGTQGDVQIVVIHTCEGSYSSCWSWLTNSASGVSAHYVVNESGSEISQLVRESDRGWHVGATYDCNLNGGVMCGLQGVSVNHFSVGIEHGGFASQTSFPAGQIDASARLTCDITQGQAIVRDSYHIVAHGRLQPASRTDPGPNWPWSTYISKVQSYCGASTGIVVDSNNANNDSSKGYIEVSANWVSSTNVAGYYGSGYFAAPTAAVSDPATFWFYLPAAGTKTIEAWWTSATDRSTTAPFIIWDANGTKLATVNKNQQTGGGAWNALGTWSFPAGWNKVQLSRWTTSGYQVIADAIRVR from the coding sequence ATGCACCCGTTCCGTAAGCCGCTGGTGGCAGCCGCCGCCGCGTTCTCCCTGGCTGCCTGTGGTCCGCAGGAGCCCACCCCCTCCGCACCTGCCCCCGTCGAGGACTCGCGCACGCCCGCGCAGCGCGAGGCCGAGCGCACCCCGTACCAGTTGGACGGCTTCTTCGCCCAGGCGGCCGCCGACTTCCGCGTTCCCGCCGACCTGCTCAAGGCCGTCTCCTACACCGAGACCCGGTGGGAGATGGTGAAGGGCGAGCAGGAGTTCGAGGGCATGCCCGCCGCCTACGGCCTGATGGGCCTGCGCGGCGCGAACGTCGCCGAGGGTGCGCGCCTGGCCGGTGTGTCCGAGGAGGCCGTGCGCACCCAGCCCGAGGCCAACATCCGCGCCTACGCGGCGCTGCTGTCGGCCACCGCGGACGAGCTGAAGCTGGACCGCTCGGAGGTGGGCGCCTGGGCCCCGGCCGTGGCGAAGCTCAGCGGCATCACCAGCGCCGACGCTCAGGCCGAGTACATCCACAATGAGGTGTACAACGTGATGCGCCTGGGCGCGGTGGCCCAGACGCCCGCGGGCGACCTGGCCGTCTCGCTCATGCCCACGCAGGTGCGCGCGCAGTTCGACTCGCCCCGCGTGCACGCGCTGGCCACCGGTCCGGACTACGCCGCCTCCATCTGGCGCCCCTCGCCCAACTACAACGCGCGTCCCACGGGCACCCAGGGCGACGTGCAGATCGTGGTCATCCACACCTGTGAGGGCAGCTACTCGAGCTGCTGGAGCTGGCTGACCAACTCCGCCTCCGGCGTGAGCGCGCACTACGTGGTGAACGAGAGCGGCTCGGAGATCTCCCAGCTGGTGCGCGAGTCGGACCGTGGCTGGCACGTGGGTGCCACCTACGACTGCAACCTCAACGGCGGCGTGATGTGCGGCCTGCAGGGCGTGTCGGTGAACCACTTCTCGGTGGGCATCGAGCACGGTGGCTTCGCCAGCCAGACGTCCTTCCCGGCCGGGCAGATCGACGCCTCGGCGAGGCTGACGTGCGACATCACGCAGGGGCAGGCCATCGTGCGTGACAGCTACCACATCGTGGCGCACGGACGGCTGCAGCCGGCCAGCCGCACGGATCCGGGTCCCAACTGGCCGTGGTCCACGTACATCAGCAAGGTGCAGAGCTACTGCGGCGCCTCCACGGGCATCGTCGTCGACAGCAACAACGCCAACAACGACTCCTCCAAGGGCTACATCGAGGTGTCGGCCAACTGGGTGTCCTCGACGAACGTGGCGGGCTACTACGGCTCGGGTTACTTCGCGGCCCCGACGGCGGCGGTGTCCGACCCGGCGACGTTCTGGTTCTACCTGCCGGCGGCGGGCACGAAGACGATCGAGGCCTGGTGGACCTCGGCCACGGACCGCTCGACGACCGCGCCCTTCATCATCTGGGACGCGAACGGCACCAAGCTGGCCACGGTGAACAAGAACCAGCAGACCGGTGGCGGCGCGTGGAACGCGCTGGGGACGTGGAGCTTCCCGGCCGGCTGGAACAAGGTGCAGTTGAGCCGCTGGACCACGTCTGGCTATCAGGTCATCGCGGACGCCATCCGTGTGCGGTAA
- a CDS encoding LpqB family beta-propeller domain-containing protein has product MTRDFAKQQGWRGGARRLAVLALLGVGCKAGMCGSGSGPLSAEERKAMPGVIAFVSERAPQKDVWLVRPTGEESQLTRGPEDEYPIAPSPDGAAVMVVAAAQVGGLHVEQLRLVPLGGGEPVMLTEPRGRARNPSWAPDGRWFVAESDAEGFSDVVRQEPRAGAEVKRLATAREGNFEPSVSPDGTQVAFVSSREGDPEIYVMKADGTDVRRLTAFYKEDMAPKWSPDGKWISFLSDREGRTRVFVVKPDGTGLRAVSGSAVTGEEREPVWSPDGQKLAFVAREKTEKEGKARIWVVGVAGGEPVALTDGKSVNDQPEWSPDGKYLAYASDRTGDVELFLMRADGSGQTQLTSAKGADWLPRWFVPKEPPDAGRAVSP; this is encoded by the coding sequence ATGACTCGGGACTTCGCGAAGCAGCAGGGGTGGCGGGGTGGAGCGCGGCGGTTGGCCGTGCTCGCCCTGCTCGGAGTGGGATGCAAGGCGGGCATGTGCGGCTCCGGCTCGGGGCCGCTGTCGGCGGAGGAGCGCAAGGCGATGCCGGGAGTGATCGCCTTCGTCTCCGAGCGGGCACCGCAGAAGGATGTGTGGCTGGTGCGCCCCACGGGGGAGGAGTCCCAGCTGACGCGAGGTCCCGAGGACGAGTACCCCATCGCGCCGTCTCCGGACGGAGCGGCGGTGATGGTGGTGGCGGCGGCGCAGGTGGGGGGGCTGCACGTGGAGCAGTTGCGGTTGGTGCCGTTGGGGGGAGGCGAGCCGGTGATGTTGACGGAGCCCCGGGGCCGGGCGCGCAACCCGAGCTGGGCGCCGGATGGCCGCTGGTTCGTGGCGGAGTCGGACGCGGAGGGCTTCAGCGACGTGGTGCGGCAGGAGCCGCGAGCGGGCGCGGAGGTGAAGCGGCTGGCGACGGCGCGCGAGGGGAACTTCGAGCCGAGCGTGTCACCGGACGGGACGCAGGTGGCGTTCGTGTCCAGCCGGGAGGGAGACCCGGAGATCTACGTGATGAAGGCGGACGGCACGGACGTGCGCCGGCTGACGGCGTTCTACAAGGAGGACATGGCGCCGAAGTGGAGCCCGGACGGCAAGTGGATCTCCTTCCTGAGTGACCGGGAGGGGCGCACGAGGGTGTTCGTGGTGAAGCCGGACGGGACGGGGCTGAGAGCGGTGTCCGGGAGCGCGGTGACGGGGGAGGAGCGGGAGCCGGTGTGGAGTCCGGACGGGCAGAAGCTGGCGTTCGTGGCGAGGGAGAAGACGGAGAAGGAGGGGAAGGCGCGCATCTGGGTGGTGGGGGTGGCGGGAGGGGAGCCGGTGGCGCTGACGGACGGGAAGAGCGTGAACGACCAGCCGGAGTGGAGTCCGGATGGGAAGTACCTGGCGTACGCGTCGGACCGTACGGGGGACGTGGAGCTGTTCCTGATGAGGGCGGACGGGAGTGGGCAGACGCAGTTGACGAGCGCGAAGGGAGCGGACTGGCTGCCGCGCTGGTTCGTGCCCAAGGAGCCGCCCGATGCGGGCCGGGCCGTGAGTCCCTGA
- a CDS encoding carboxypeptidase-like regulatory domain-containing protein: protein MMRPSLILCCALLGLAPAACGPGNSANPDPAVDGSDSKSVDLDHLTITVAGRAEVFPEAARLLEARGQSVPTLDGVALTIEEPLRIGVNDADSIFGQGSISAEGGFAVPDVPVRGINLSLAASLEHEGFVRSSTIVFDTVFTRTRPRTDIIEARAWALPNTFHDALTQAVGETWIRAHSEDRARTLRDAGFILGRVVDASGAPVAGARVVLDRGDLANRIYYPAPDFQSSTQDATSSTGLFLYVHSGAAAETFTLSIQGTRDYLPRHAGATPGRALVLTLYPGSIAP, encoded by the coding sequence ATGATGCGTCCGAGTCTCATTCTCTGCTGCGCTCTCCTTGGGCTCGCCCCGGCGGCCTGTGGCCCTGGCAATTCCGCGAATCCGGATCCCGCCGTCGACGGCAGTGACAGCAAGTCGGTGGATCTCGACCACCTGACCATCACCGTCGCCGGTCGCGCCGAGGTCTTCCCCGAGGCCGCTCGCCTGCTCGAGGCCCGGGGTCAATCCGTCCCCACGCTCGACGGCGTCGCCCTCACCATCGAGGAGCCCTTGCGCATCGGGGTGAACGACGCGGACTCCATCTTCGGCCAGGGCTCCATCAGCGCCGAGGGCGGTTTCGCCGTGCCCGACGTGCCCGTGCGCGGCATCAACCTGAGCCTCGCCGCCAGCCTCGAGCACGAGGGCTTCGTGCGCAGCTCCACCATCGTCTTCGACACCGTCTTCACGCGCACACGGCCGCGCACCGACATCATCGAGGCGCGCGCCTGGGCCCTGCCCAACACCTTCCACGACGCCCTCACCCAGGCCGTGGGCGAGACGTGGATCCGCGCGCACTCCGAAGACCGCGCCCGGACGTTGCGCGATGCCGGCTTCATCCTCGGCCGCGTCGTGGATGCCTCGGGAGCCCCCGTCGCCGGCGCTCGCGTCGTGCTCGACCGGGGAGACCTCGCCAACCGCATCTACTACCCCGCCCCGGACTTCCAGAGCTCCACCCAGGACGCCACCAGTTCCACCGGCCTCTTCCTCTACGTGCACTCCGGCGCCGCCGCCGAGACCTTCACCCTCTCCATCCAGGGCACCCGGGACTACCTGCCCCGCCACGCGGGAGCCACTCCCGGCAGGGCGCTCGTCCTCACCCTGTACCCGGGCAGCATCGCGCCGTAG
- a CDS encoding DsbA family oxidoreductase: MKPLPKPLQITVYQDVLCAWCYLADLRLESLKQEFGDILRWRVRPYPLRLHDKRPTEKELRGLTEEVRRAQQEPEPVAKLLTTELWQGGDAPRTSVPALAALEAARLQSPTARAYLARAMQRAALEQGVNVTRTDVIFELASRVGLNMGPFSAAYHSEDTRKLILDEHQLAASRGVRGVPTIVIGGRWMVCGLRDVSEYREHILTCIGKLNAPRPGSSERMVH, translated from the coding sequence ATGAAGCCCCTGCCCAAGCCACTGCAGATCACCGTCTACCAGGATGTGTTGTGCGCCTGGTGCTATCTGGCCGACCTGCGGCTGGAATCCCTCAAACAGGAGTTCGGAGACATCCTCCGCTGGCGCGTCCGTCCGTACCCGCTGCGCCTCCACGACAAGCGCCCCACGGAGAAGGAGCTGCGCGGGCTGACGGAGGAAGTACGCCGGGCCCAACAGGAGCCGGAGCCGGTGGCGAAGCTGCTGACGACGGAGCTGTGGCAGGGCGGAGACGCCCCGCGCACCAGCGTGCCGGCACTGGCGGCGCTGGAGGCGGCGCGGCTGCAGAGCCCGACGGCGAGGGCGTACCTCGCGCGAGCCATGCAGCGGGCGGCGCTGGAGCAGGGCGTGAACGTGACGCGCACGGACGTCATCTTCGAGCTAGCCAGCCGCGTGGGCCTGAACATGGGCCCCTTCTCGGCGGCGTACCACTCGGAGGACACGCGCAAGCTCATCCTCGACGAGCACCAGCTCGCGGCCAGCCGCGGCGTGCGCGGGGTGCCCACGATCGTCATCGGCGGCCGGTGGATGGTGTGCGGCCTGCGCGACGTGTCCGAGTACCGCGAGCACATCCTCACCTGCATCGGCAAGCTGAACGCCCCGCGCCCGGGCTCGTCCGAGCGCATGGTGCACTGA
- a CDS encoding ATP-grasp domain-containing protein: protein MPTKKVSTKKAAGKVRPKAPAHAVEPPPPALPVSPAPRRARAKKTVVILSRKRSLYSTRRLVEAVKQRGHRPLVLDTLRCTMVLAPGQPRMLYRGVEVKGVDVVIPRIGASITGYGLAVVNHFEMMGVPVLNGASAISHSRDKLRALQLLCRSGLDVPRTVMAHDRSNVRKLVEEVGGLPIIIKLLRGTQGVGVMIAHTLQEVQTILNTFWDLGQEVVLQEFVAESKGRDVRALVVGDKVVGAMQRRAKKGEFRSNIHRGGEGHPVELPSSYVEVAVQAARLLGLEIAGVDMLEGRAGPRLMELNSSPGFEGLERATKQDIAGAILDHALVLSEAHAAAKPLLVV from the coding sequence ATGCCCACCAAGAAGGTCTCGACCAAGAAGGCGGCCGGCAAGGTCCGCCCGAAGGCCCCGGCGCACGCGGTCGAACCGCCTCCCCCCGCCCTCCCGGTCTCGCCGGCCCCGCGCCGCGCACGAGCGAAGAAGACGGTGGTCATCCTCTCCCGCAAGCGCTCCCTGTACTCCACCCGGCGGCTGGTGGAGGCCGTCAAGCAGCGCGGCCACCGGCCCCTGGTGCTGGACACCCTGCGCTGCACCATGGTGCTCGCCCCGGGCCAGCCGCGGATGCTCTACCGAGGGGTGGAGGTCAAGGGCGTGGACGTGGTGATTCCGCGCATCGGCGCCTCCATCACCGGATATGGCCTGGCGGTGGTGAACCACTTCGAGATGATGGGGGTGCCGGTACTCAATGGCGCCTCGGCCATCTCCCACAGCCGGGACAAGCTGCGTGCCCTCCAGCTGCTGTGCCGCAGTGGGCTGGACGTCCCCCGGACGGTGATGGCGCATGACCGCAGCAACGTCCGCAAGCTCGTGGAGGAGGTAGGCGGGCTGCCCATCATCATCAAGCTGCTGCGCGGCACCCAGGGCGTGGGGGTGATGATCGCCCACACGCTCCAGGAGGTGCAGACCATCCTCAACACCTTCTGGGACCTGGGGCAGGAGGTGGTGCTCCAGGAGTTCGTGGCGGAGAGCAAGGGGCGCGACGTGCGCGCCCTGGTGGTGGGCGACAAGGTGGTGGGCGCCATGCAGCGGCGGGCCAAGAAGGGCGAGTTCCGCTCCAACATCCACCGCGGCGGCGAGGGACACCCCGTGGAGCTCCCCTCCTCCTATGTGGAGGTGGCGGTGCAGGCCGCGCGCCTGCTCGGGTTGGAGATCGCCGGCGTGGACATGCTCGAGGGCCGGGCGGGCCCCCGGCTGATGGAGCTCAACTCCAGTCCGGGCTTCGAGGGCCTGGAGCGGGCGACGAAGCAGGACATCGCCGGGGCGATCCTCGACCACGCGCTCGTCCTCTCCGAGGCGCACGCGGCGGCCAAGCCGTTGCTGGTGGTGTAA
- a CDS encoding sigma 54-interacting transcriptional regulator, which produces MSANEPHPDDILTNPGENGLDSIVAPADSGAGAGTEVLVLESPRTTLKLRKCRLQVSAGPDEGKSLVSDKERLRCGAHPTNDLVLAEDRTASRHHFEIINTERGWLLVDLNSTNGTFLDGRRIERAYLSANSQIRAGSSTLAFSPIDEEVTVEPDRDGELCGMVGQSVQMRQIFALIKKIAPMDVSVIINGETGTGKELVAQAIHELSGRKKGPMVVLDCGAIPPNLIESELFGHEKGAFTGAMTARPGAFERAHGGTIFLDELGELRLDLQPKLLRVLENREVRRVGGNDVMEVDCRVIAATNRDLVKEIAAGNFREDLFFRLSVINIQLPPLCQRREDIPLILKRALAEPEMVARHGRKHISPEALALLMAYPWPGNVRELVNVLSHVLAFSDGEELLPEHLPPRLRGQAREGPLPFNEHLTFKDAKEQLLENFEREYVTSVLTRCEGNLSRAARESGLHRKSIERLVKKYQLDAKGMKPR; this is translated from the coding sequence ATGAGCGCTAACGAACCGCACCCGGACGACATCCTGACCAACCCGGGCGAGAACGGTCTCGACTCCATCGTCGCTCCGGCGGACAGCGGAGCCGGCGCCGGGACCGAGGTCCTGGTCCTCGAGTCGCCGCGCACCACGCTCAAGCTGCGCAAGTGCCGGCTGCAGGTGTCGGCCGGCCCGGACGAGGGCAAGTCCCTGGTCTCCGACAAGGAGCGCCTGCGCTGCGGAGCCCACCCCACCAATGACCTGGTGCTCGCCGAGGACCGGACGGCCAGCCGCCACCACTTCGAAATCATCAACACCGAGCGGGGCTGGCTGCTGGTGGACCTCAACTCCACCAACGGCACCTTCCTGGATGGCCGGCGCATCGAGCGCGCCTACCTGTCCGCCAACTCCCAGATTCGCGCCGGCTCCTCCACGCTGGCCTTCTCCCCCATCGACGAGGAGGTGACGGTCGAGCCGGACCGTGACGGCGAGCTGTGCGGGATGGTGGGACAGAGCGTGCAGATGAGGCAGATCTTCGCTCTCATCAAGAAGATCGCCCCCATGGACGTGTCCGTCATCATCAATGGAGAGACGGGGACGGGGAAGGAGCTGGTGGCGCAGGCCATCCATGAGCTGAGCGGCCGGAAGAAGGGGCCGATGGTGGTGCTGGACTGCGGCGCCATTCCGCCCAACCTCATCGAGAGCGAGCTGTTCGGCCACGAGAAGGGGGCCTTCACGGGGGCGATGACGGCGCGGCCGGGCGCCTTCGAGCGGGCGCACGGGGGCACCATCTTCCTGGACGAGCTGGGCGAGCTGCGGTTGGACCTGCAGCCCAAGCTGCTGCGCGTGCTGGAGAACCGCGAGGTGCGGCGCGTGGGCGGCAACGACGTCATGGAGGTGGACTGCCGCGTCATCGCCGCCACCAACCGGGACCTGGTGAAGGAGATAGCGGCGGGCAACTTCCGAGAGGATCTCTTCTTCCGCCTGTCCGTCATCAACATCCAGCTGCCGCCGCTGTGCCAGCGCCGCGAGGACATTCCCCTCATCCTCAAGCGGGCCCTGGCCGAGCCGGAGATGGTGGCGCGCCATGGCCGCAAGCACATCTCCCCCGAGGCCCTGGCGCTGCTGATGGCCTACCCGTGGCCGGGCAACGTGCGCGAGCTGGTGAACGTGCTCTCCCACGTGCTGGCCTTCAGTGACGGAGAGGAGTTGCTGCCCGAGCACCTGCCACCCCGGTTGCGAGGCCAGGCGCGCGAGGGGCCCCTGCCCTTCAACGAGCACCTCACCTTCAAGGACGCCAAGGAGCAGCTGCTGGAGAACTTCGAGCGCGAGTACGTCACCAGCGTCCTCACCCGCTGCGAGGGCAACCTCTCCCGCGCCGCCCGTGAGAGCGGCCTGCACCGCAAGTCGATTGAACGCCTGGTGAAGAAGTATCAGCTGGATGCCAAGGGTATGAAGCCGCGCTGA
- a CDS encoding TadE/TadG family type IV pilus assembly protein, producing MSSQENPAPIQGRQSGQASVEAALTLPLVIFLILGTLQLFLLLQARIMTQYAVFRATRAGSVSHGECKRMMDAAIGALLPTFARTDSPERLAEAYERFSNNSYDGQLSGGSTGTPFTGQVVWLLRESPTNVTASEEDTFDQGGDPRRLEVRMVFWYPLRIPFADWVLTRMFRAHFAIAELHSANPLILADKDANWENGPGKMEALIRNAYSSRTAPGQGSYVFPITASYSMRMMTPAKPENFAQQHCAAPN from the coding sequence ATGAGTTCCCAGGAGAACCCGGCCCCGATCCAGGGGCGTCAGTCCGGTCAGGCATCCGTGGAAGCGGCGTTGACGCTGCCTCTGGTGATCTTCCTGATCCTGGGCACGCTGCAGCTCTTCCTGCTGTTGCAGGCGCGCATCATGACCCAGTACGCGGTGTTCCGCGCCACGCGCGCCGGCAGCGTGAGCCACGGCGAGTGCAAGCGGATGATGGACGCGGCCATCGGCGCGCTGCTGCCCACCTTCGCGCGCACGGACAGCCCGGAGCGGCTCGCGGAGGCCTACGAGCGCTTCAGCAACAACAGCTACGACGGCCAGTTGTCGGGCGGCTCGACGGGCACGCCCTTCACGGGTCAGGTGGTGTGGCTGCTGCGCGAGAGCCCCACCAACGTCACCGCGTCGGAGGAGGACACCTTCGATCAGGGCGGCGACCCGAGGCGGCTCGAGGTGCGCATGGTGTTCTGGTACCCGCTGCGCATTCCGTTCGCGGACTGGGTGCTGACCCGGATGTTCCGCGCTCACTTCGCCATCGCGGAGCTGCACAGCGCCAACCCGCTCATCCTGGCGGACAAGGACGCCAACTGGGAGAACGGGCCGGGGAAGATGGAAGCGCTCATCCGCAACGCCTATTCGAGCAGGACCGCGCCGGGCCAGGGCAGCTACGTCTTCCCCATCACGGCCAGCTACTCCATGCGGATGATGACTCCGGCAAAGCCGGAGAACTTCGCGCAGCAGCACTGCGCCGCCCCCAACTGA